From Scophthalmus maximus strain ysfricsl-2021 chromosome 14, ASM2237912v1, whole genome shotgun sequence, one genomic window encodes:
- the LOC118282605 gene encoding homeobox protein engrailed-1-like — translation MEEQRDVNSTDSSEGESGSPSPSLPSPPTLPLQAAQQAHRTTNFFIDNILRPDFGCKKEHGPGARERAHTSGRERVHSLVSRPSLPGTPCQDSNCSSDSSSSSTSSSISLASPKKSNGGCEGATAAVSTGSSGVKAEERSGGATAENNSSSRVVLNGTGAPTPESQPLLWPAWVYCTRYSDRPSSGPRTRKLKKSKSGKEDKRPRTAFTAEQLQRLKTEFQVNRYITEQRRQALAQELGLNESQIKIWFQNKRAKIKKASGFKNGLALQLMAQGLYNHSTTTVQEDKEEDSD, via the exons ATGGAGGAGCAGCGGGATGTGAACAGCACGGACAGCAGCGAGGGGGAGAGCGGCTCCCCGTCTCCCAGCCTGCCCTCGCCGCCCACACTGCCTCTGCAGGCCGCCCAGCAGGCCCACAGAACCACTAACTTCTTCATTGACAACATTCTGCGACCGGACTTCGGCTGTAAGAAGGAGCACGGCCCGGGCGCGCGGGAGAGGGCGCACACGTCCGGCCGGGAGCGCGTCCACTCTCTCGTCAGCAGGCCAAGCCTCCCCGGGACCCCGTGCCAGGACTCGAActgcagcagtgacagcagctcgtcctccacctcctcctccatctctctggcGAGTCCCAAGAAGAGCAACGGCGGCTGCGAAGGAGCCACAGCCGCCGTCTCCACCGGGAGCAGCGGCGTGAAAGCcgaggagaggagcggaggagcgACCGCAGAAAACAACTCCTCCTCGCGCGTGGTGTTGAACGGCACCGGGGCGCCCACACCGGAGAGTCAGCCGCTGCTGTGGCCGGCCTGGGTCTACTGCACCCGGTACTCCGACAGGCCCTCATCTG GCCCAAGGACACGGAAACTGAAAAAGTCGAAAAGCGGCAAAGAGGACAAGCGGCCGCGCACGGCCTTCACGGCCGAGCAGCTGCAGAGGCTGAAGACGGAGTTCCAGGTGAACCGCTACATCACGGAGCAGCGGCGGCAGGCCCTGGCCCAGGAGCTGGGCCTGAACGAGTCCCAGATcaagatctggttccagaacaaGCGGGCCAAGATCAAGAAGGCCAGCGGCTTCAAGAACGGGCTCGCACTGCAGCTGATGGCGCAGGGACTGTACAACcactccaccaccaccgtgcaggaggacaaggaggaggacagcGACTGA